GTCTCCAGAGCGTCGGCCACAGCCGTAAACCGCCCCAGCCGGGCCACCGTGAGCAGGATCAGCAAGTCGTCGGGGCTGGGGAACCTCTTGAAATCCACCATGGAAATACTCCTTATATGCAGGTGCGATAGACGTGCGCGATTCAACTGTGTGCGGCGGGCAGGGTCGCCGTCGGCCCGCAGTACGGCACCACTATGCATAAATGCACATGCGCTCTGCCTTTTTCGGTCTTGTTTGCACTCTATCAGGGTGTGATGCTGGTCATAACGGGTCAATGTCAGGGCCCTGGGACATAATGGAAAACGTAAGCAAGGGAGCTTTCACAATGGCTGTTGTGGCATGGATTGGTTTGGGAAACATGGGCGGACCCATGACGGCGAACATGGTCAAGGCCGGGCACGCCGTCCGCGGCTTCGACCTGAGCGCTGATGCACTGGCCGCAGCCGTGGACAACGGGGTCACAGCGGCCACCTCGATCGCCGACGCTGTCTCGGGTGCCGACGTCGTCTTTACCATGCTCCCCAAGGGCGACCACGTCCGCAGCGTCTATTTCGGTGACGCCGGGGTCCTTGCCAACGCGGCTGCGGAAACCCTCCTGATCGACTCCTCCACCATTGATGTGGAGTCCGCGCGGGCCGTGCACGACGCCGCTGCTGCCGCCGGCTTCCGCTTTGTCGACGCCCCTGTTTCAGGTGGGATGAGCGGCGCGGCTGCCGCCACACTCACCTTCATGATTGGCGGCGAAACTGGTGCTGTGGCCGACGCCTCCGCCTACATCGAACCAATGGCCGCGAACATCATCCCCACCGGCGGAGCCACCACGGGCCAGGCTGCGAAGATTTGCAACAACCTGATGCTGTTCATCAACCTGGCCTCCACCGCCGAAGGTGCCGTGCTCGCCGACCGGCTTGGCCTGGACAAGCAGGTCTTCTGGGACATCGCCTCCGTCTCCTCCGGTGACAGCTGGGCGCTGCGCACCTGGTACCCGGTGGCCGGTGTGGTGCCCACCTCGGCCGCCAACAACGATTTCGCCCCCACCTTCACCGCGGACCTTGCCAACAAGGACATCGGCCTGGCCATCGCCGCCGCCCGCAGCACCGACACCCCGCTGGAGATTGGCGAGCATGTCCAGCAACTGTTCCAGCGCCTCATCGACGAGGGTGAAGGCGGCAAGGACTGCACCAAGATCGTGGCCCTGATGGATGGGTCCCTGAAAACTTCCGCTTCCGCCACTATCGCCTAAGGAATTTGCCATGACTGACGTTCAAACAACTCCAGCCGTCCGGGACTGGCCCATGTGGATTGGTGGCGAGGAAGTGGCCTCGGCCAGCGGTGAATGGCGCAATGTGGAGAACCCCGCCCGCCGCGACACCGTCATTGCCCGCGTCCCGGCCGGCAACGAAGCCGATGTGGACCGTGCGGTTGCCGCGGCCCGAGCCGCCTTCCCGGCCTGGCGCGCCCAGCACTTCAGTGGCCGCTCCAAGGCGCTGTTGGCCATCGCCGACGAGCTCGAGGCCCGCGTCGAGGAATTTGCCAGGCTCACAGCATTGGACACCGGCAACGCGCTGCGCACCCAGGCCCGCCCCGAGGCCACCACCATGATCGCCATGTTCCGCTACTTTGCCGGCGTGGCCGGGGAAGTCAAGGGCACCACCCTCCCGGCGGGCGAAAACCAGCTGCAGTACACGCGCCTCGAACCGCTTGGCGTGGTTGCCGCGATCCTGCCATGGAACTCGCCGCTGATGATCGCCGCGTTCAAGATCCCGGCCGCCCTCGCCGCGGGCAACACCGTCATCATGAAAGCCGCCGACGACGCCCCGCTCACCATTTTGCTACTCGCAGAAGTGTGCAACAATCACCTGCCGGCCGGCGTCGTCAATGCCATGACAGGCCGCGGTTCCATCATCGGCGAGGCCCTGGCCAACCATCCCGGCGTGGACAAGGTCTCCTTCACCGGCTCCACCGAGGTAGGTCGCGGGGTGGCCGCGCAGGCTGGCGCCCGGCTGGCGCACATGTCCCTGGAGCTGGGCGGGAAGAACCCCTCCATCGTGTTCCCGGACGCGGTCGACGACGAACTCATCGACGGCCTGCTCCTTGCCTCGCGCTTCACCCGCCAGGGTCAAAGCTGCACCGCAGGGTCGCGTTTGTTCCTCCATGAGGACATTTACGACGACGTGCTGACGCGGCTCAGTGCCAAGCTCGGCGCGCTGAAGGTGGGGGACCCGCTCGATGAGGCCACAGACATGGGTGCCGTCATCAACCTCAAGCAGCACTCGGCCATCACCGGCTACCTTGATGAGGGGCGCGCCACCTCCGGCATGAAGGCCGTGCTTGGCGGCAGCGCACCCACCGAGGGGGCACTGACCGAGGGCTACTACCACCTGCCCACAGTGTTCAGTGGCGCCCGGAACGAATTCCGGCTGGCTCAAGAGGAGATCTTTGGCCCGGTGCTCGTAGCGATCCCGTGGAAGAACACGGCCGATGTGATCCGCATGGCCAACGACACCAACTACGGTCTGGCAGCCTACGTGTGGAGCCACAACCTGGACGATGCCTTGAACACGGCCCACCAGGTGGACGCCGGCTGGGTGCAGGTCAACCAGGGTGGCGGGCAGGTGGCCGGCCAATCCTATGGCGGCTATAAGCAAAGCGGCATGGGCCGAGAAGTGTCTTTGGAAGGTATGCTGGCCGGATTCACCCAGACCAAGCAGATCAATGTGCGCCTGCGAGGGGTGCCCAATGGTTAAGGGCTCCGGCGGCTCCGGGGCGGGAGCCGCTCCGGCAGGCAGCACCGCAGGTCTGCCCCTGGACGGCATTCGCATCCTGGATCTCAGCCGCGCACTGGCCGGACCCTACGCCACCGCGCTGCTCTCGGACCTGGGGGCGCACATCATCAAGACCGAAAGCATCAAGGGCGGGGACTCCAGCCGGGCCTGGCCACCCTTTGAGAACGAGAACAGCCTGTACTTTGACTCGGCCAACCGGGGCAAGGACTCCATTGCCATCGACTTCTACAGCCAGCCCGGGCGGGAGCTGCTGTGGCAGCTGGCGATGAGTGCCGACGTCGTGGTGGAAAACTTCCGTCCCGGGGTGCTGGCCACCATGGGCCTGGACCCAGAGGTGCTGCGGGCTGCCAAGCCCGAGCTGATTATTGCCTCCGTGAGTGGCTTTGGCGCCACGGGACCGCTGTCGCAGGCGCCCGGGCTGGACCAGGTGGCGCAGGGCATGAGCGGGCTGATGTCCGTGACGGGCCCGGATTCGGACCACATGTACCGGGTGGGCGTGCCCATCGTGGACATGGTCTCCG
This genomic interval from Arthrobacter sp. PAMC 25486 contains the following:
- the mmsB gene encoding 3-hydroxyisobutyrate dehydrogenase, with amino-acid sequence MAVVAWIGLGNMGGPMTANMVKAGHAVRGFDLSADALAAAVDNGVTAATSIADAVSGADVVFTMLPKGDHVRSVYFGDAGVLANAAAETLLIDSSTIDVESARAVHDAAAAAGFRFVDAPVSGGMSGAAAATLTFMIGGETGAVADASAYIEPMAANIIPTGGATTGQAAKICNNLMLFINLASTAEGAVLADRLGLDKQVFWDIASVSSGDSWALRTWYPVAGVVPTSAANNDFAPTFTADLANKDIGLAIAAARSTDTPLEIGEHVQQLFQRLIDEGEGGKDCTKIVALMDGSLKTSASATIA
- a CDS encoding aldehyde dehydrogenase family protein, which encodes MTDVQTTPAVRDWPMWIGGEEVASASGEWRNVENPARRDTVIARVPAGNEADVDRAVAAARAAFPAWRAQHFSGRSKALLAIADELEARVEEFARLTALDTGNALRTQARPEATTMIAMFRYFAGVAGEVKGTTLPAGENQLQYTRLEPLGVVAAILPWNSPLMIAAFKIPAALAAGNTVIMKAADDAPLTILLLAEVCNNHLPAGVVNAMTGRGSIIGEALANHPGVDKVSFTGSTEVGRGVAAQAGARLAHMSLELGGKNPSIVFPDAVDDELIDGLLLASRFTRQGQSCTAGSRLFLHEDIYDDVLTRLSAKLGALKVGDPLDEATDMGAVINLKQHSAITGYLDEGRATSGMKAVLGGSAPTEGALTEGYYHLPTVFSGARNEFRLAQEEIFGPVLVAIPWKNTADVIRMANDTNYGLAAYVWSHNLDDALNTAHQVDAGWVQVNQGGGQVAGQSYGGYKQSGMGREVSLEGMLAGFTQTKQINVRLRGVPNG